One Lytechinus variegatus isolate NC3 chromosome 11, Lvar_3.0, whole genome shotgun sequence DNA segment encodes these proteins:
- the LOC121423922 gene encoding uncharacterized protein LOC121423922: MMSGNKERRHHGSGVAKTRADRAPREGDDRTRSRRLADIRRGNKTRHQIELLTNAHGGIKKQSSTPSSWRSESRTLETWSAKEKRERTLPKPPDLETRNSCPALPAISPSLGIHIDSESRQHSPKTGLYGPRALGSNAKTTKQESLNLNLPNDKPRIMRDNSLDLIANVRHPSSKVAAKHKFGNQNSKLSMPLKNDHVKTIQYESKMKRTFSVPDIASSTQPSDLSEVRQIAIKEAEISNSDKDRTESDSTIGTKHRYSVLLKGGTSETKAPYVARIGSETIGQNTSTVSKSDDVRSRFQRTSTDDAATKDGEDHLQKPTTAPRKREGVSSPSRRRGRHLRSHKELFAFQQDLLLPRYRKLAGISGGDAEVPPNDRRSADESQGGGTHTRRSDAREVFEKVRLIIKGPEKVETVTKPTDRKVPQMMPIYLKSGLPCGYVDSSSKCDAWLDSNDFDD, encoded by the exons ATGATGAGCGGAAATAAAGAACGTCGGCACCATGGCAGTGGTGTTGCCAAGACCCGGGCCGACCGCGCTCCGCGCGAGGGTGACGATCGTACAAGAAGTCGGCGACTAGCCGACATACGGAGAGGCAACAAAACCAGACACCAAATCGAGTTACTAACCAACGCCCATGGAGGGATTAAAAAACAATCATCGACGCCTTCATCATGGCGATCCGAATCAAGAACGTTGGAGACGTGGTCGGCGAaggagaagagagaaagaacgTTGCCTAAACCTCCAGATTTAGAAACAAGGAATTCTTGCCCGGCGTTGCCGGCAATTTCCCCGTCGTTAGGAATTCATATTGACAGTGAGTCAAGACAACACAGTCCAAAAACAGGGTTGTACGGTCCCCGAGCTTTAGGCTCAAATGCCAAAACAACTAAACAGGAAAGTCTGAACTTAAACTTGCCAAACGATAAACCGAGGATAATGAGGGACAACTCATTAGATTTGATCGCGAATGTTCGTCACCCGTCGTCAAAAGTTGCAGCAAAACATAAATTTGGAAACCAAAACTCCAAATTGAGTATGCCCCTCAAAAACGATCATGTTAAAACTATTCAATATGAATCGAAAATGAAGAGAACGTTCAGTGTTCCAGACATTGCCAGCTCAACTCAGCCATCAGACCTGTCAGAAGTTCGCCAAATTGCCATCAAAGAAGCAGAAATTTCTAACTCCGATAAAGACAGAACGGAATCTGATTCAACCATCGGAACGAAACACCGTTATTCTGTACTTCTTAAGGGAGGTACCTCAGAAACGAAAGCACCGTATGTGGCTAGAATCGGAAGCGAGACAATCGGTCAGAATACTAGTACAGTGTCTAAAAGTGATGATGTCCGCAGTCGTTTCCAAAGGACATCAACCGATGACGCGGCAACGAAAGATGGCGAAGATCATCTGCAAAAACCAACGACCGCTCCTCGTAAACGCGAGGGCGTCTCTTCTCCAAGTCGCCGTCGCGGAAGGCACTTGAGAAGTCACAAAGAACTCTTTGCTTTCCAACAGGACCTGCTCCTTCCTCGATACAGGAAGTTGGCTGGGATAAGTGGCGGCGATGCGGAGGTGCCGCCGAACGATCGACGGTCTGCCGACGAAAGCCAAGGAGGAGGCACGCATACGCGACGATCGGACGCAAGGGAAGTCTTTGAGAAGGTTCGTCTTATCATCAAGGGCCCAGAGAAGGTTGAGACTGTCACAAAACCTACAG ATCGTAAAGTTCCTCAAATGATGCCCATCTATCTGAAGTCAGGCTTGCCCTGTGGGTATGTCGACTCATCAAGTAAATGTGACGCCTGGTTGGACTCCAATGACTTTGACGACTaa